A genome region from Bacteroides stercoris ATCC 43183 includes the following:
- a CDS encoding DUF3109 family protein — MLQIDDVVVSFDVLREKFLCNLDACKGECCIEGDAGAPVEFEEVEKLEEVLPVIWDELSPEARAVIDAQGVVYTDEEGDLVTSIVNNKDCVFTCYDGKGCCYCAIEKAYREGKTDFYKPVSCHLYPIRIGDYGPYKAVNYHRWDVCKAAVLLGRKEDVPVYKFLKEPLIRKFGEDWYAELELAAEEMKKQGMI, encoded by the coding sequence ATGTTACAGATAGATGATGTTGTAGTTTCTTTTGATGTACTGCGCGAGAAGTTCCTTTGCAATCTGGATGCTTGCAAAGGAGAATGTTGCATTGAAGGGGATGCCGGTGCTCCGGTGGAATTTGAGGAGGTAGAGAAACTGGAAGAGGTACTGCCTGTGATTTGGGATGAACTTTCTCCGGAAGCGCGTGCCGTGATAGATGCACAAGGAGTGGTGTACACGGATGAAGAGGGCGATTTGGTAACGTCTATCGTTAATAACAAGGACTGTGTATTTACTTGCTATGACGGGAAAGGCTGTTGCTATTGTGCCATAGAAAAAGCGTATAGAGAAGGTAAGACGGACTTTTACAAACCCGTTTCCTGCCATCTTTATCCTATCCGCATAGGCGATTACGGGCCTTATAAGGCGGTGAACTATCACCGTTGGGATGTTTGTAAGGCGGCTGTCCTGTTGGGGCGGAAAGAGGATGTGCCGGTATATAAGTTCTTAAAGGAACCTTTGATACGTAAATTCGGCGAAGATTGGTATGCCGAGCTGGAACTGGCTGCCGAAGAGATGAAGAAGCAGGGAATGATATAA
- the gyrB gene encoding DNA topoisomerase (ATP-hydrolyzing) subunit B: protein MTEEEKINGESNYSASNIQVLEGLEAVRKRPAMYIGDISSKGLHHLVYEVVDNSIDEALAGYCDHIEVTINEDNSITVQDNGRGIPVDFHEKEQKSALEVVMTVLHAGGKFDKGSYKVSGGLHGVGVSCVNALSTHMTTQVFRNGKIYQQEYECGHPLYSVKEVGTTAITGTRQQFWPDATIFTETVYSYDILATRMRELAYLNAGIKITLTDLRVKEEDGSYKQEVFYSVEGLKEFVRYIDSSREHLVNDVIYINTEKQGTPVEVAIMYNTSYNENIHSYVNNINTIEGGTHLAGFRRALTRTLKKYAEDNKMLEKAKVEISGDDFREGLTAVISIKVAEPQFEGQTKTKLGNNEVMGAVDQAVGEALSYYLEEHPKEAKMIVDKVILAAQARVAARKARESVQRKSPMSGGGMPGKLADCSSKDPEECELFLVEGDSAGGSAKQGRNRTFQAILPLRGKILNVEKAMWHKAFESDEVNNIIQALGIRFGVDGEDSKEANIDKLRYKKVIIMTDADVDGSHIDTLIMTLFFRYFPQVIQQGYLYIATPPLYLCTKGKVKEYCWTDQQRQKFIDTYGGGSENAVHTQRYKGLGEMNPEQLWETTMNPENRMLKQVHLENAAEADYTFSMLMGEDVGPRRDFIEKNATYANIDA, encoded by the coding sequence ATGACTGAAGAAGAAAAGATAAACGGCGAAAGCAATTACTCGGCCAGTAACATCCAGGTACTGGAAGGTTTAGAGGCTGTACGTAAGCGTCCTGCCATGTACATCGGCGACATTAGTTCCAAGGGACTCCATCACTTGGTTTACGAGGTTGTAGACAACTCCATCGACGAAGCTCTCGCCGGTTATTGCGACCACATCGAGGTTACCATCAACGAAGATAACTCTATCACCGTACAAGACAACGGACGCGGTATTCCGGTAGACTTTCACGAAAAAGAACAGAAATCCGCTCTCGAAGTTGTCATGACCGTGCTGCATGCCGGCGGTAAATTCGACAAGGGTTCCTACAAAGTTTCCGGTGGTTTGCACGGCGTCGGCGTATCTTGTGTAAACGCATTGTCCACGCACATGACGACGCAGGTTTTCCGCAACGGAAAAATCTACCAGCAAGAATACGAATGCGGCCATCCGCTATATTCGGTAAAGGAAGTCGGCACTACCGCAATCACCGGTACGCGCCAGCAGTTCTGGCCGGATGCTACAATCTTTACTGAAACGGTCTACAGTTACGATATTCTGGCAACCCGCATGCGCGAGCTGGCCTACCTGAACGCCGGCATCAAAATTACGCTGACCGACCTCCGCGTAAAAGAAGAAGACGGAAGCTACAAGCAAGAAGTTTTCTATTCCGTAGAGGGCTTGAAGGAGTTTGTGCGCTATATAGATTCTTCCCGCGAACATCTGGTGAACGATGTCATCTACATCAACACCGAAAAGCAAGGTACTCCGGTAGAAGTAGCCATCATGTACAATACTTCCTACAACGAGAATATCCACTCTTATGTAAACAATATCAATACCATCGAAGGCGGTACGCACCTGGCCGGCTTCCGCCGTGCGCTGACCCGTACCTTGAAGAAATATGCCGAAGACAACAAGATGCTGGAAAAGGCAAAAGTAGAGATTTCCGGCGATGACTTCCGCGAAGGTCTGACCGCAGTTATCTCCATCAAGGTGGCCGAACCGCAGTTTGAAGGACAGACCAAGACAAAGCTCGGTAACAACGAGGTTATGGGAGCTGTGGACCAGGCTGTAGGCGAAGCACTCTCCTATTACCTGGAAGAGCATCCCAAAGAGGCCAAAATGATTGTAGACAAGGTGATATTGGCAGCACAGGCACGCGTGGCTGCACGCAAGGCGCGCGAGTCCGTACAACGCAAGTCACCGATGTCCGGTGGCGGCATGCCGGGCAAACTGGCCGACTGCTCCAGCAAAGACCCGGAAGAATGCGAATTGTTCCTTGTCGAGGGTGACTCTGCAGGCGGTTCTGCCAAACAAGGACGTAACCGTACTTTCCAAGCTATCCTGCCGCTTCGCGGTAAGATTCTGAATGTAGAGAAGGCCATGTGGCACAAAGCATTCGAAAGCGATGAAGTAAACAATATCATTCAGGCTTTGGGCATCCGCTTCGGTGTAGACGGAGAGGACAGCAAGGAAGCCAATATAGACAAGTTGCGTTACAAGAAAGTAATCATCATGACCGATGCCGACGTCGATGGTTCTCACATCGACACGCTGATCATGACGCTCTTCTTCCGCTATTTCCCGCAGGTGATACAGCAAGGGTATCTGTACATTGCCACTCCCCCGCTCTATCTCTGCACCAAAGGCAAGGTGAAAGAATACTGCTGGACAGACCAACAGCGCCAGAAGTTTATCGATACTTACGGCGGCGGTTCGGAAAATGCAGTCCACACCCAGCGCTACAAAGGTTTGGGTGAAATGAATCCGGAACAATTGTGGGAGACAACCATGAATCCGGAAAACCGCATGCTGAAGCAAGTGCATCTTGAGAATGCTGCCGAAGCTGACTATACCTTCTCCATGCTGATGGGTGAAGACGTAGGCCCGCGCCGCGATTTCATCGAAAAGAACGCAACCTATGCAAATATTGACGCATAA
- the rpsT gene encoding 30S ribosomal protein S20 encodes MANHKSSLKRIRQEETRRLHNRYYGKTMRNAVRKLRATTDKAEATAMYPGITKMLDKLAKTNVIHKNKANNLKSKLAVYINKLG; translated from the coding sequence ATGGCAAATCACAAATCATCACTGAAAAGAATCAGACAAGAAGAGACAAGAAGACTTCACAACAGATATTATGGCAAGACCATGAGAAATGCTGTTCGTAAGCTTCGTGCTACTACAGATAAAGCTGAAGCAACAGCAATGTATCCTGGTATCACAAAGATGTTGGATAAGTTGGCTAAGACTAACGTAATCCACAAGAACAAGGCTAACAATCTGAAGTCAAAGTTGGCAGTTTATATCAACAAACTCGGTTAA
- the recO gene encoding DNA repair protein RecO — protein MLQKTQGIVLHSLKYKDTSIIVDIYTEVSGRASFLVPVSRSRKAAVKSVLFQPLSLVELEADFRPNTSIYKVKEAKSFYPFTSIPYDPYKSAIALFLSEFLYRALREEAENRPLFAYLQHSIVWLDECGSGFANFHLVFLMRLSRFLGLYPNLEDYHGGDYFDLQNACFTPLRPQLHSDYIAPEEAARLTRLMRMNYETMHLFAMSRMERARCLTIMNEYYRLHLPDFPVLKSLEVLKELFD, from the coding sequence ATGTTACAGAAAACGCAAGGAATCGTATTGCATTCTTTGAAGTATAAGGATACTTCTATTATTGTAGACATCTATACCGAGGTGTCCGGACGGGCTTCTTTCCTGGTTCCGGTGTCCCGTTCGCGCAAGGCTGCGGTGAAGTCGGTACTGTTCCAACCTCTGTCTTTGGTAGAGCTGGAAGCGGATTTCCGTCCGAATACTTCTATATATAAGGTGAAAGAGGCAAAGTCTTTCTATCCTTTTACTTCGATTCCTTACGACCCTTATAAATCTGCCATCGCTTTGTTTCTGTCCGAATTCTTATATCGTGCGCTGCGCGAGGAGGCGGAAAACCGTCCTTTATTCGCTTATTTGCAGCATTCCATTGTCTGGTTGGATGAATGCGGCAGTGGCTTTGCCAATTTTCATCTGGTCTTTTTGATGCGTTTGTCGCGTTTTCTCGGATTGTATCCGAACTTGGAAGATTATCACGGCGGCGATTATTTTGATTTGCAGAATGCCTGCTTTACCCCGTTGCGTCCGCAATTGCATTCCGACTATATAGCGCCGGAAGAGGCGGCACGTCTCACAAGGTTGATGCGCATGAACTACGAAACAATGCATCTCTTTGCCATGAGCCGCATGGAGCGTGCCCGTTGTCTGACGATTATGAACGAGTATTACCGTTTGCATCTGCCGGATTTTCCCGTACTAAAGTCTTTGGAAGTCTTGAAAGAGTTGTTTGATTGA
- a CDS encoding GatB/YqeY domain-containing protein → MDLFERVSEDIKNAMRAKDKVALETLRNIKKVFLEAKTAPGANDTLTDADALKIIQKLTKQGKDAAEIYVQQGRQDLADAELAQVKVMEAYLPKQMSPEELEAALKEIIAETGATSGKDMGKVMGVASKKLAGLAEGRAISAKVKELLG, encoded by the coding sequence ATGGATTTATTTGAAAGAGTCAGCGAAGACATTAAAAACGCAATGAGAGCCAAAGACAAAGTAGCTTTGGAAACCCTGAGAAACATCAAGAAAGTATTCCTCGAAGCCAAGACCGCTCCGGGAGCCAATGATACCCTGACCGATGCCGATGCCCTGAAAATCATTCAGAAGCTGACAAAGCAAGGCAAGGACGCCGCCGAAATCTACGTGCAGCAAGGCCGCCAGGACCTTGCCGATGCAGAACTGGCGCAAGTAAAGGTTATGGAAGCATACCTGCCCAAGCAGATGTCTCCCGAAGAACTGGAAGCTGCCTTGAAGGAAATCATCGCCGAAACAGGCGCTACCAGCGGTAAGGATATGGGCAAGGTAATGGGCGTAGCCAGCAAGAAACTTGCCGGGCTTGCCGAAGGACGTGCCATCTCGGCCAAAGTAAAGGAATTGCTGGGATAA
- the ftsZ gene encoding cell division protein FtsZ — protein MDDIAQFDFPTDSPKIIKVIGVGGGGGNAVNHMYREGIHDVAFVVCNTDRKALEESPVPVKLQLGHEGLGAGNRPAKAKEATEESINEVQGMLNDGTKMVFITAGMGGGTGTGAAPTIARIAKEMDILTVGIVTIPFRWEGDKKIDQALDGVEEISKHVDALLVINNEKLGEIYPDLSVTSAFAKANDTLLIAAKSIAEIITMRGIINLDFNDVKTVMKDGGVAIMSTGYGEGESRVSEAIKNAQHSPLLNNNDIFNSKKVLLNISYSPDHELMMSEMDEVKDFMNRFNRDFETKFGMAEDPELEQKVKITLLATGFGIQDIHMKEMDDRITQRTAEEQKRLAELEEEEEQRRSRRETYYGKDANTKYQRLRRRHIYIFNPEDLDNADIISMVENSPTYQRDKSTLAAIKVKAEEAGILATEEAQEAESGGNGIITF, from the coding sequence ATGGACGATATAGCACAATTCGATTTTCCGACCGATTCACCGAAAATCATCAAAGTTATCGGTGTAGGTGGCGGTGGCGGTAATGCCGTAAACCACATGTACCGGGAAGGCATACATGATGTCGCTTTCGTTGTCTGCAACACCGACCGCAAAGCATTGGAAGAATCTCCGGTTCCAGTTAAACTGCAACTGGGGCACGAAGGATTAGGAGCCGGGAACCGCCCTGCGAAAGCGAAAGAAGCGACCGAAGAAAGCATAAACGAAGTGCAAGGGATGTTGAACGATGGTACGAAAATGGTCTTCATCACTGCCGGTATGGGTGGTGGTACAGGTACCGGTGCAGCTCCTACCATTGCCCGGATTGCCAAAGAAATGGACATACTGACTGTTGGTATCGTTACTATTCCTTTCCGTTGGGAAGGAGACAAGAAGATAGACCAAGCATTAGACGGTGTGGAAGAAATCAGCAAACACGTAGATGCGTTGCTTGTCATCAACAATGAAAAGCTGGGTGAAATCTATCCAGACCTCTCCGTAACCAGCGCATTTGCCAAAGCAAACGACACCTTGCTGATTGCAGCCAAGAGCATTGCTGAAATCATCACTATGCGAGGCATCATCAACCTCGACTTCAACGATGTAAAAACAGTCATGAAAGATGGTGGGGTAGCTATTATGAGTACCGGTTACGGCGAAGGCGAAAGCCGAGTCAGCGAAGCCATCAAGAATGCACAACATTCTCCGTTGCTGAACAATAACGACATCTTCAACTCTAAGAAAGTACTGCTTAATATCTCCTACAGTCCCGACCATGAACTGATGATGAGCGAAATGGATGAAGTAAAAGACTTTATGAACCGCTTCAACCGCGACTTCGAAACCAAATTTGGTATGGCGGAAGACCCGGAACTGGAGCAAAAAGTCAAGATTACCCTGCTTGCCACCGGCTTCGGCATCCAGGACATCCACATGAAAGAGATGGACGACCGCATCACCCAGCGTACCGCAGAAGAGCAGAAGCGCCTTGCCGAATTGGAGGAAGAGGAAGAGCAAAGACGCTCACGCCGCGAAACCTATTACGGAAAGGATGCCAACACCAAGTATCAGCGCCTGCGCCGCCGGCATATCTATATCTTCAACCCCGAAGACCTGGACAACGCCGACATCATCAGCATGGTGGAGAACTCCCCTACCTACCAGCGCGACAAGAGTACCCTGGCGGCAATCAAGGTCAAGGCGGAAGAAGCCGGCATACTCGCCACCGAAGAAGCGCAGGAAGCGGAAAGCGGCGGCAACGGCATAATCACTTTCTAA